DNA from Ictalurus punctatus breed USDA103 chromosome 7, Coco_2.0, whole genome shotgun sequence:
GCGTGTTCCACTGCCATTTGGAGTCCGCACTATTACAACACCACGTGGCCATACAGCAGTCCGTTCTCTTGCTCAGCTTCACCATGGCCATTCATACATCTGCTCGGATAAACGCACCGTCAAGCCCATCAACTTGGAGCAAGCACGGCGCAAACCACCACCATGGTACCATGCCAGGCCTGTCAGCAGCAGGCAGTTCAGAAAGAGGCAGAGTCCTGGACAACGCAATATGAGAAGAAACGAGCATGCTGCCCTACTGCACACCCCAAAGAGGCTGGTGGTTTTCCGCAACGGAGATCCAGAAGTCAAGCATACACTTCTGCTGCAGAAGAGGACCACACATTCTTTAGAAGCACTGCTTGATCATATATCTGAGATCATGTGCTTCCCTGTGCGCAGGTTGCACACACCAGATGGAACGAGGGTGAGAACTCACTCAatgtttcatcttttttttttttttttttttttttttttacccctttgagggtttttttcattctttttcattcttttcaccTTATTTCGTCACCTGCAGTTCAGTTTAGCAAATTATCTGCTGTTGAAAGGAGTTGCTGATGAAACAGGGTGTTTTCTAATCTGTGAATAAATGCCAACTGCGTTGTGAAGGTTTACATGAATGTTTCTGTGATTCGCTATAAAATGAAAAGACAAAACCTAAATAGACTATGAAGGTAATTCTATGAAGGTAATTTTAGTTAAACAATTaacaaattcaattcagttcaattaaaaAATAGACTTTCAATTAACAGCAATTAACAATAACTGATAATGAAATTCTTTATCtagacattttaatgaatttattgatcatttaaataaacaacaataaaaaaaacagacttagACGTAAataattattactgttatttaaCAGAACTGTCTAATTTTTTAACTCTTGGGACTCAGAATATGGGCCTTACTATAATTAGtcattatgtttatttaaataataataataataataataataataataataataataataataataataataatagtaataataataataataataataataataataataataataataataataataaatagtataGTATGTAATTAGTATGGCAATAAATGTCACGTGAAGACGACCTTAATATTTCAGGTGCTTCGATCTCTGTACACATTTATGAATACACTAAGGCACATGTGGATTGTTTTGGACTGGTGAATACAAGCTCTGCCAGCCAGAAAATTCCTTTTCAGAACAGGTTGGTGTTTCTTTACTTTGGTTGGA
Protein-coding regions in this window:
- the LOC124628327 gene encoding oxygen-regulated protein 1; this encodes MNDASALQKVALQEQSPGSGHTLVPLRQPYMSEPFASRRVCFYKSGDAQFSGLPVVINNRTFKTFEALLDSLSKRVPLPFGVRTITTPRGHTAVRSLAQLHHGHSYICSDKRTVKPINLEQARRKPPPWYHARPVSSRQFRKRQSPGQRNMRRNEHAALLHTPKRLVVFRNGDPEVKHTLLLQKRTTHSLEALLDHISEIMCFPVRRLHTPDGTRVRTHSMFHLFFFFFFFFLPL